The following is a genomic window from Chitinophaga caseinilytica.
AGCCGGCCCACGCTGTTTTCCTTGTAACCGAGGAGGGAGAGGGTTACTTTCCTTTCTTCGGGGTCGAGGAGTTTGATGAGTTCCTGCACGGCCTGCGAAGGCAGTTCTTCGAGGAAGGCGGTGCGGTCATCGGGCGGGAGCTCGTTGAGGAGCTCTGCGGTTTTGTGGGCGGGGAGGTCTTTGATGATCTCTTCCTGCGTGGGGAATTCCAGGATGCGGAATGCCGCGGCGGCGCGGCTTAAGGTCAGATGGTTGATGATGAGGGGCCCCTGCTCCGGGTCTTCGTAGATCAGCTCGGCGATGTCCGTAATAAGCTGATCGTCCAGGAACGACCGTAGTTCCTGGGGTTGCTGCTCACGGGCCAATTGCTCGAACTTTTCCAGTAAAGCTTCATTTTCCATAAATCCTGACTCTTGCGCGAAAATAGGTAATTACTGCATGATCTCCTGCACGTGACGGCGGATATTGGCCGAGATGGTTTCTGTGGGGAGATCGTTGGCGTCTTTCCCGAAGGGGTCTTCGATTTCTTCGGCGATCAGTTCGAGGCTGGCCAGGACATAGAAAATGAAAACGACCATGGGCACAACGAGGTAGCCTAAACCGAAAACGTATCCCATAGGCAGGGTCATGACGTAAAAGAAAATGAATTTCTTGAGGAAAACGCTGTAGGAGAAGGGGATGGGCGTATTCTTGATGCGCTCGCAGGCACCGCAGATATCCGTAAATGATTCCAGTTGCGCGTTGATGGTGATGAGCTGGTCGCCGGAGATGACCTGCTGGCGGTGAAGCTCGTTGATTTTTTCCATGATGAGGGTGGCCATGCGGTTGGGGACGTGGATCCCCTTGCCCAGGCGCTCCAGTTCATCTTCCGCGATATTCTCCAGCTTGTCTGGATGGAATTCCCCGCGCAGATGGTCTTTCAAAGCAAAAGCATAGTTCGGTATCATATGCGCGAACCAGGCCACCGCCGGGTGCCCCGTGGGCAGCATGGCCTTCAGCTTCATGGCGAGGTTGCGGCTGCTGTTCACCAATCCTCCCCACTGCCTGCGGCCCTCCCACCAACGGTCGTACGCCGTGTTGGTGCGGAATACCAGCAGCATCGAGATCACAAAGCCCAACAGGCCGTGCATGGCCGAAATGTTCTTCAGATGGTCGCGCTCCGCCTGCGCCCGGATAAACGTCAGCTCCAGCCAGGCGATAACGCAGCTGTACAAAGCAATAGCGATGAACATCGGGAACAGCTTCTTCACCGTATCCGCCCGGTGGATGCGGAAAATGAAGGTAAACCAGTCTGTAGGATTGTAATTGATCATGCCGCAAAAATAATAACCATCCCGCTTATTTTGATTAGTGTCGGTATTAGTGTTAATTTACGCCCTGCTTATCTATTCCCAAGTCATTTATGATCAAGCCGTATTTGTACATACAGAAGACGAAAGAAAAAGGCCGCGGTGTTTTCACCAGGGAAGCCATTCCCGCAGGTACTACCATCGAAGTATCGCCCGTATTGGTGCTGTCCAACAGCGATACCCAGATCGCCGACACTACCAAGCTGCATAACTACATCTTCCTCTGGGGAGTGAGGGAAACCCGCTCCTGCGTGGCCCTCGGCTACTGCTCCATCTATAACCACTCTTACGAGCCCAACTGCGAGTACGAGATGGATTTCGATGCGGAAACCATGGCCATCAAAACCCGCCGCGCCATCAAAAAAGGCGAGGAACTGCAGATCAACTACAACGGCGATCCGGAAGACGTTTCCTCCGTTTGGTTCGACGTGAAGCGGAAATAAATCCCCCGCAAAAAAATTCTCCGCGATTGCGAAGGATTTTTTAATATTGTAAAATATATAAGCACTTATATAATTTACATGAGCTTCTATCCCAAACTCGGTTACCTGATATTCGGGAGCCGCCTCCGGCGCCTCAGCGAATACTTCCTGGCGGAGGTGAATAAAGTGTACGCACAGGCCGGCATCGCGTTCGACGCCAGCTGGTTCCCCCTGTTCTACCTCCTGTCCGAAGGGCGGCAGCTCACGCTGATGGAAATTTCTCAGGAACTGGAAGTGTCCCATTCCGCCGTTTCCCAACTCATCGCCAACCTGAAAGGCAAAGGGCTTGTTACTGCAACGCGGTGTGCCGAAGACGGGCGCCGCCAGCTCGTGGAGCTCACCAAAAAAGGCGCCGCGCTGCTGCAACAGGTATTGCCCGTCTGGAAAGCCATCGGGGAATCGATGGAAGACCTCGTGCAGGAAGATCCGCAAAGCCGCAAAATACTCGAAGCCATCGGCGCCGTGGAACGCTCGGTAGCGGAAGATCCGCTCTCCGCCCGCATCCTCCGCGCCATGGACATCAACGCCAAAACCATCTCATCATGAGCCAAAACTTTCATTACGGAAAAGACCAACTGACGGCCCGCACGGCCCTCGATATCGCCGAAGGGCGTACGCAGGGCGTGTTGCTGCCCGAAGTGATGGACCGCGTACGCCAGAGCTACGGGCACGT
Proteins encoded in this region:
- a CDS encoding bestrophin family protein translates to MINYNPTDWFTFIFRIHRADTVKKLFPMFIAIALYSCVIAWLELTFIRAQAERDHLKNISAMHGLLGFVISMLLVFRTNTAYDRWWEGRRQWGGLVNSSRNLAMKLKAMLPTGHPAVAWFAHMIPNYAFALKDHLRGEFHPDKLENIAEDELERLGKGIHVPNRMATLIMEKINELHRQQVISGDQLITINAQLESFTDICGACERIKNTPIPFSYSVFLKKFIFFYVMTLPMGYVFGLGYLVVPMVVFIFYVLASLELIAEEIEDPFGKDANDLPTETISANIRRHVQEIMQ
- a CDS encoding SET domain-containing protein, giving the protein MIKPYLYIQKTKEKGRGVFTREAIPAGTTIEVSPVLVLSNSDTQIADTTKLHNYIFLWGVRETRSCVALGYCSIYNHSYEPNCEYEMDFDAETMAIKTRRAIKKGEELQINYNGDPEDVSSVWFDVKRK
- a CDS encoding MarR family winged helix-turn-helix transcriptional regulator, yielding MSFYPKLGYLIFGSRLRRLSEYFLAEVNKVYAQAGIAFDASWFPLFYLLSEGRQLTLMEISQELEVSHSAVSQLIANLKGKGLVTATRCAEDGRRQLVELTKKGAALLQQVLPVWKAIGESMEDLVQEDPQSRKILEAIGAVERSVAEDPLSARILRAMDINAKTISS